In Bifidobacterium scardovii JCM 12489 = DSM 13734, the genomic stretch CCGGCATCCACGCGCGCATCCCGTTCGTGGACCGCATCGCCACCAAGACGAACATGCGCGTCTCGCAGCTCAACGTGCAGCTGGAGACCAAGACGCTCGACAACGTGTTCGTCACGGTCGTCGCCTCCACGCAGTTCCGCGTGAATTCCGAGAACGTGGCCACCGCCTACTACGAGCTGCGCGATCCCGCCGGCCAGCTGCGGTCCTACATGGAGGACGCGCTGCGTTCCGCCATCCCGGGGCTGTCGCTCGACGATGCGTTCGCGCGCAAGGACGACGTGGCCTTCGACGTGCAGAAGACCGTTGGCAATGAGATGAGTCGCTTCGGCTTCACCGTGGTCAAGACGCTGATCACCGCCATCGATCCCTCCCCGCAGGTCAAGAGCGCGATGGACTCGATCAACGCTGCGCAGCGCGAGAAGGAAGCCACCCGCCAGCGTGCCGAGGCCCAGCGCATCCAGATCGAGACGCAGGCCGCCGCCGACGCCGAAAAGACGAGGTTGCAGGGCGAGGGCCAGGCCAACTACCGCCGCGAGATCGCCAACGGCATCGTCGATCAGATCAAGAGCCTGCAGGCCGTGGGCATGAACATCAACGATGTGAACAATGTGGTGCTGTTCAACCAGTATCTCGATGTGATGCGCTCGCTGTCCGAGTCGAGCAACGCCAAGACCGTGGTGTTGCCGGCGTCCACCCCGGGTGGCTATGAGGACCTGTACCAGCAGATCACCAAGGCGATGCTCACCACCACCGAGACCAAGTAGGTTTTGATCCGGTGCGGTCATGGCTGGTGCTGTGACGCGGCCTGATCCGATATCCTGCTGAAGTCCTCCTGAACGGTTTCGTTCAGGAGGACTTTTGCTGTGGGGCGAGTATCGGTTATTGACCGTGTTGTTATTGATGCTTCGAGTATTGCGCGGGAGGATCCATCCGGTTGGTGGTGAATTTGGCTCGCTGAGCATGTGCTGAGTAAGAGATTGTCGCTGTTTAGTGGCTGTCATGGCTTGCTGGATCTTATTGGCGGGATTGCCTCGCCGGTTGATGGCTGGTTCGTCTCGGTGGGATCTGCTTAGCGAGAGCGTTTCGCCGGGAAGTGGCTGATCAGGCTCGCTGAGGTCTATTTGGTAAGAATGTTTTGCCGGGGAGTGGTTGACGTGGCTCGGTGAGGTTCGCTTAGCGGGAGTGTCTTGCCGGGGAATGGCTGCTTCGGCTCGGTGAGGTCTGCTTGGTGGGAGCGTCTTGCCGGGGAATGGCTGGTCCGGCTCAGTGAGATTCGCTTGATGAGAGCATTCTGCCGGGAAGTGGCTGCTTCGGCTCGCTGAGTTGTAGGCGCGGGAGATTTCAGCCAATAGGTGGATGCTTTGACTTGCCGAACGCATACCTAATGAGAGGCTTTATCCGCCTGCTGGCTGTTTTGGCTTGGCGAATGCATGCGCAGCGAGAGTATTGTGCCAGGAGATGGCGTTTGCGGCACATCAAGAATGCCGAGATGCCGAAGGGGTTCTTGGGAATGCCGAGATGCCGAAGGGGTTCCTGCGAATGCTGAGGGATCGAAGGGGTCCTTGGGAATGTCGAGGGACCGAAGAAGCTCCCGAGAATGCCGAGCAACCAGAGACCGAGGAGGCTCCTGAAAACGCTTCTCCTTTCCTCACCGATTTGGCCGCATCGCGCTATAGTTGGGGGCTATGAGCGAGAACACGGATCGATTGATTGTCAATTATCTGCCTCTGACCGATCAGGAGCGGCAGGTGTTTGCCGAGGCGGCCGGTGACGTGCCGCAGGAATTCGTCGGTGACTCGAAGCAGCGGGGCATGATGGTGTGGAATGCCGGTGTGCCAGCGCCGGCAAGCATGTGCGAACGGGCCACGGCGGTGATCGGCAACATCCCGCCATTCGAATGCTCGCGGTATCCCCGTCTTGAGTGGCTGCAGACCTGGAGCGCCGGCGTCGACCGGTATGTGGCCGACGGGGTGCTGCCCGAGCGCACGATGGTGACGAACGCGACCGGTGCGTACGGCCAAAGCGTCGCCGAGCACCTGTTCGCGATGATGTGGTCGCTGATGAAGAACATTCCGGTGTATGCTCGTCAGCAGAACGAACGCCGTTGGCATGACGTCGGTGCGGCGTTCTCCCCGCAAGACGCCACCGTGCTGGTGATCGGCACCGGTGATATCGGTTCGCATTTCGCCGGACTGTGCAAGGCCGTCGGATCCCGTACGGTCGGCGTCCGCCGTGATCCGTCGAAGTCGGCGAACGGCATCGACGAGATGCACGGCTTCGATGATCTGGATGCGCTGCTGCCCGAGGCCGACGTGGTGGCGCTGGTCGTGCCGGCCGCCGCGGACACGTACCATCTGATCGATGCGCGGCGCCTGTCCTCGATGAAATCCACAGCGGTGCTGCTCAACGCGGGCCGTGGCACGGCCATCGACCCGGTGGCGCTGACCTTCGCGCTGCGTGAGGATCAGCTGCAGGGGGCCGGCATCGACGTGACCGAGCCCGAACCGCTGCCGGCCGACAGCCCGCTGTGGGATGAGCCCCACTGCCTGATCACCCCGCATGTGGCTGGAGGCAATCATCTGGCCTCGACTGAGCGCCGGATCATCGCCATCGCGCTCGACAACGTGCGCCGGTATGCGGCGGGGGAACCCCTGGCGAACCGCCGCCGTTGACCGTCACGCCGATCACGGCGAATACCGCGACGGCGCGAGGCGAATCCAGCGGTGGTGAATCCGGCAGGACAAACCGGCAAGACAAAACCGGCAAGACAAACCGGCACAAGACAAAGCCGGCACAACCACAAAACCGGTGCAGGAAAAACTGGCAGGGAGACCGCGATGCGGCAGACGGCACGGCAGACGAAACGGCAACCGGAACGCGGCGTCAACGCCGATTCGCCGGATGATTCGCCGAATGGCGGGAGCGCGGATGACGGGAACGCGGAGATCCGCATCCATGCCACGGTGACCGGCCTGGTGCAGGGCGTCGGGTTCCGCTATTTCACGGTGATGAACGCCCGAAGGATCGGCGTGCGCGGATGGGTGCGCAACTGCTACGACGGGTCGGTGGAGGTCGAGGCGCAGGGCACGCGCGCGGCCGTGGCCCAACTGGTTTCCTGGCTGAAGGTCGGGCCTCAGTGGGCGCGCGTCGAACACGTCGAAGTCCGCTCGATGCCGCTGGAATCCGAGGGGACGGGCGCGGGTTTCCGCGTGTTTTCGGAGCGATGACGGTGTTGGTGTACCGCGCGTTCATTCCTTGATGAATAATTCCGGCTCCCATCGTTGAGGGAGATCATACGAAATATCAGGCGTTAGGGTGACCTCCCCTCAGTCCGCTTCGCGGCCAGCTCCCCTCCAGAGGGGAGCCCGACATAGCAGGAGGATGTACGAGGCGGGCCACTGAAACCGGCCATCCTAAGCTGACGCTGACGATGACCGATGCCCGCTTCAGCAGTCGGGCGACCGATGCTCATTCAGCTGGCGAGGAACTCCGGAATCGCCTCGGCGTCGGCGTAGCCCTTGCGGTACATGCGCTCCAGTCCTTCGAACGACTTGGACAGCGTGGACAGCCCGTACAGGTCGTCTGGCGCCAGGATGAGCACCAGCCCCTCCTGTTCGTAGCGCTTGGCCAAGGCCACCTCGTCGTTGTACGTCTTGTACCGTTCCATCAGCCGCTCCGCGGCGGCCGGATACGTGCGCCGCAGGATCTTCGCGGGCGCGATGTCCTTCTTCTGTTCGCGCAGCACGTCCTTGAGCCGGGTCAGCACCAGCACCACCCGGTCGTAGCCGTCATCCAGCGCCTTCTGCACGGGCACCGGATCGGCGATGCCGCCGTCATAGTACGGCACCCCGTCGATCATGTACGGCTCGCAGGCCACCGGCACCGCGGACGAGGCCTTGATGACATTGAAGTCGTCGTAATGCACGTCGGACTTGTCGAAGTACTTGGCGGACCCGTCCTCGGCATTGCACGCGATCACGGTGAACCCGGTGGGGTTCTTCTCGAACGCCGCGTAGTCGACCGGGTATTCGCCGTCATGGTTGCTCAGCGTGCCGTAGATGTAATCCAGATTGGCGAAATTGTGGTGCTTCACATAGCTGTTGAGGCTCGCGTATTCCTTGCGGAACGCGTATTCGGTGTAGAACTTGTGGTTGCGGCCGTGCTGCTCGGCGATGAACGACACCATATTCGCGCTTCCGGCCGAAACGCCGTAGCAGTGGTCGAATGCGATGCCGTCCTCCAGACAGCGGTCCATCACGCCCGCGCCGAAAATCGCGCGGAAACCCCCGCCCACATCGATCAATGCCGTCCTATGCGCCGCACCGCTCATCGCAACCCCTTTCCTGCTGTGGAATCCGAGCTTACGCGCGCAGTCGGGACAAAGATAGGGCGGTGTTCGGCGACCCTCCGAGAAACCGTACAGATATTTCGAAAGTGACCAAAACGGGTCGAGTTCGGCCCCATCACCTCGTCAGATCGTGCCGCGCAAACTCAAGCCCCAGCCCCAGTCCGGAGTCAAGCCCAAGTCCTAAGAGCCCCAAGCATCCCAAGAACCCCAAGCCAAAGCCCCAAGCCCCAAAAACTACGCCGCAAGCAAGGCGTGCGCGAGCGCGTCGATCCGCGGCTCGGAGGACGAGTTGTCGAGTTCGATGCTACCGGAGGCGGCCTCCGGGGCGAGTTTGCCCAAGGACTCCAGCACGACGCCCAGATGGCGCACCGTGCCCTCGTTGCCGTCGATGATCGCGGCGGTGGAGGGCAGCAGATCGCGGAAATACTCGCGATAGAACACGAAATGCGTGCATCCGAGCACCACCGCGTCGATGGCGTGCAGATCGTACTGGTCGAAGTACCCGTGCAGCGTGCGCATCACCAGATCGCGGTCCGACAGCCGCCCATGCTCAACGATTTCGACCAGGCCCGGGCACGGTTCGGGGGAAATCACATTGTCCGCCTTGAACCGGTCCATCAGCGCGGCGAATTTGTGCTCGCGCAGCGTCAGGGGGGTGGCCGCCACGATCACGCGCTGCGGAACGTGCGTGCCATCGGGCCGGTCGCCCCGGTCGCAGGCCACCTTGAGCGCCGGCTCCATGCCGATGATCGGGATGTCGTAGTGGTCGCGCAGCTCGTTGACGGCGGCCGAGGTGGCGGTGTTGCAGGCGATCACCACGGCCTTGACCCCCTGGCGCACGAACCGTTCGACGATGGCGAACGACAGTTCGCGCACCTGCTCGGGCGGGCGCGTGCCGTACGGTGCGTTCGCGGAATCGCCGAAGTACAGCACCCGTTCGTGCGGCATGTCCTTCATGATCTGTCGGGCCACCGAGATGCCGCCCAGTCCGGAATCGAATACGCCGATCGGTGCCGTCGAAGCCATGCCTTCTCCTTGCTTGCTCCCATGCCCGCCGCGCACATGGATGCACGCGGGTACGCGCGGATGCATGCGGGCGCATGCGTCCGTCCGCCGCTCCCGCGCCGCGCGCGGTGACTGGTGGACTCTTCATAGGGTACTCCGTATGGTTCGGAGTACAGTGAAGAACATGAGTATTCCGCAAATCGTGTTCAAAGCGCATGCCACCGGCAACGACTTCGTCGTGTACGCCGATCCCGATGGCGAATTCGAGCCGACCGCCGACGAGGTCCGCTTCCTGTGTGACCGCCATTTCGGCATCGGCGGCGACGGCCTGATCCGCCTGACCCGGCCGCGGGCCGTGTCTGATCTGAGCGAGGACCAGATCGGCGCGTGCGAGGCCGGGGGAGCGCAGTGGTTCATGGACTACCGTAACGCCGACGGCTCGTTGGCCGAGATGTGCGGCAACGGCACGCGCGCGATCACGCTGTTCGCGCAGCGGCAGGGCTATGCCGAGCCTGTTGGAGGCGAGCCGTTCCGCCTCGGCACGCGCGCCGGCGTGAAGGTGCTGACCTCGCTCGGCGACGTGGCGCCGTACGGCAAGGATGTGTTCCAGGTGGACATGGGGCCGTGGAAGGCGGGCGCAACCGACGCGTTCGAAGTGTCCATTCCCGGCACGCCGGGCGCGGCCCGCGGCACCTTCGTGGATATGGGCAACCCGCATGTGGTGGCGGTGATCGAGGATTCGTTCGCTACGCTGCCCAACGTGGAGGATCTGGATTTGGTGACCAAACCGGTTGTGGCTCCGGCGCTGGAATCCGACCAGAACGTGGAATTCGTGCGCGTCGACGAGCTCGACGAGACTGCCGACTGCGGCGAGGCGACGATGCGCGTCAATGAGCGCGGATGCGGCGAGACGCTGTCCTGCGGCACCGGATTGTGTGCCACCGGCGTCACGCTGCGCGCGAAGACCGGCGTCGACCATTGGCAGATCACCGTGCGCGGCGGCACGCTGCGCGTCAACGTGAGCGACCGGGACGTGAAGCTCACCGGTTCGGCCACCATCGTCGGGCGCGTGGAGCTGCTGTAATCGCGGGGGCTCTCGGCCGCGGTCCAGGTGCCGGCCGAGACCCGGGACCGCGGCCCTGAACCGTTCCTACGCGAAGAGCGCGGGGCCGTCCTTGACCAGGATCAGCGTGATGATCGCGAGGATCCACACCGCGTCGGCCATAAGGTCGTAGTTGAGCCGGTAGTAGGTGCGCAGCCCCTTGGCGCTGGCCCGCGGAGGCAGACCCTGCACGGTGACGGTCGCATGGCTCAGGGCCATGAACTGGATGGTCGTGGAGAACATGAGCGCCAGGCACCACGGGCACAGCGCGTTGATCACGAACAGCGACTGCGAGGTCAGCCAGTACGAGTAGGCCAGCGCGGCGAGCCCGCCGAACCAGGTGCATGCGGCGAACCAGCGGGGCACCCGCACGCGGGCCAGGCCGATCACCGCGATGGTGACGAACACGGATTCGGCGGCGATGCCGAAGAAGGCGTTCGGGTAGCTCAGCCCGCCGAATTTGACGATCTCCGCCTGCCATGATTCAGCCACGTCGGAGCAGGAGAGCACGCTGTTGACGTCGCAGCTGAGGATCTGGTTCGGATGCCGCGCCAGTTGGAGCGTTTCTGCCGAAAGCACGAACGAGACGACCAGCGCCACGGCGGAGACGATCAGCATGACCAGATACGTCCACGTCGCGCCGTGCCGCCATCCGGCCAATGCCTGCGGCGCCGGGGACGCCGAAGCGTCCGCCGCGCGCGACTGATCCGCTGCCTGTGCTGAGTTCATGATCTCTCCTTGTGCGCGGCGCCGTCCCCGCCATGCGCCGGCAGGCCGGGCTCGTCGGGGACGTGGCCCTTCCTGCTGCGGGAACGGCCGGCGGCCCGTGGTCCCGGGAAAAGCGGGGCCGGTGCCGGGCGCGCCGACTGGCGATGCCGCGCGATAATCGTCGGCTGGTATGTCTTGGTTGGTTCTCAGATTACGATGGACATATGACTCGCGTTGACATTCCTTCCGCTCCGCCGCTGCGCGGATGGGACCTGCACTGCCACACGGCCTTCTCCGACGGCACGGAGACGCCGGCCACGCTGATTGGGCAGGCCAAGGATCTGGGGCTGCTCGGGGTCGGCATCGCCGACCACGACACGACCGCCGGATGGCCGCTGGCCGAACAGGCCGCATCGGACGCGGGGATGCCCCTGCTGCGCGGCACGGAGATCACCGCCGGCGACGAGGACGTATCGGTGCACATGCTCGCCTTCCAATACAATCCGCGCAACCGCCACATCTGCGAGCTGTTCGCGAGCACGCGGGCCGCCCGCCTCAAGCGCACCAAGCGCATGGTCGAGCTGCTGTCGCGCGATTACCCGATTACATGGGACAGCGTGCTCGAACAGGTCAGGGAGGGGGAGAAGACCACGATCGGCAGGCCCCACATCGCCGACGCGCTGGTCGCCGCCGGCGTGTACCCGACCCGTTCCGACGCCTTCGCCGACGTGGTGAGCACGTCCAGCAAGTACTACATCCCCACGCCCTCGCCGAGCACGCACGAGGTGGTGCGCGCGGTCGGCGAGGCCGGCGGCGTGACGATCATCGCCCACGCCGGCGATATCAGCCGCAATCGGCGCCTGCTGTCCGACGGGCAGATCCTGCGGCTCGTCGACGAGGGCCTTGACGGGCTGGAGGTGTGGCACCGCGGCAATCCCCCCGAACAGCGCGAACGGCTGCTGGGCATCGCCCGGAAGCATGATCTGCTGGTCACCGGCGGTTCCGACTGGCACGGGCGGGGCAAGCCGAACCGGCTTGGCGAAAACCTCACCGACGCCGACACGGTGGCCGAGATCGTGCGCCGTGGCGCGATTCCTCTGTGGGCCGCCAACGGCCCGTCCCGCAGGCCGTGACGTCAGAGAGAAAAATGGCTCCCCTCTCCGAGGGGAGCTGGCGGCGTAGCCGACTGAGGGGAGATCGCGCGAATCGGCTTGATTCAGACGTTCTGGTATTTCTCCCCTCAGCCCGCTTCGCGGACAGCTCCCCTCAGAGAGAGGAGCCAGGCGCAAGCGCAATAAACCTTGCGGGCGGCCGCGCTCAGAGCGTGCCGAAGCCGACGGCGTGCTTCGTTTCGGAACCGACGATCGCGTAGCCGAGCGCGTCGGCGGGCACCACGATGTGGCGCCCCTTGTCGTCGGTGAGATTGATCGGCGTCTTGGCGGCGATGGCGTCCGCGATCACCGCGTTCACCTCGTCGGCGCTCTGGTCGGTGCTGAAGGTGACGGTGCGCGCCACATTGCGAATGCCCAGTTCGATATCCATGAGTCACTCCTCACATGCGAGTTGTTGGTGGTTGTGTTGTGCTGTGTGCACCTGCTCCCATTGTGCACACAGCCTGTGCACACGGCATGCCGGTTACGCCTTCGGCGTGCCGGACGTCTCCGGCGAGTTCGGCACGCCGGATGATTCGGGCGCGTGCCCGTCGGCGTCGTTCCAGCTGTCCAGCCCGGCCTGCGCGTCGCGCAGCGCGCGTTCCTCCTGTTCGAGCAGGGGGATGACGATCGTCGCGGTGGACATCGGATCGGCCGCGGCGCCTCCGGCGGGGAAGGATGCGGCGGCCTGCGGCTGCGAGTCGCCGGTCTCGTCGTCCAGTTCCGACGCGATGCCGTCGCGCAGCGTGCTCTGATCCAGCTGCGTGACCACGATCGTCGGCGAGGTCGCCGACCGGTGCCCGGCCGTGCCGCCGCCGTTGCCCAGATCGGTCGTCCGCGTGCCGCCCGTCGCGCCGGCCGCCCCGACCACGGGGCGATCCGCCGTCGAGTCGGTTTCGGCCCGCGCACCGCCGGTCGGATCGGCCGCCGTCACCTGCGCGGAGTCGGTGCGGTCCTGCTCGCCGGTGTCGTCCTGCGCTCCGGCGATGCCGGCGGCGGGCTCGGTGGCTGCGGGCGCCTGCCGCGCGGCCGCAGCCCGACGGCGTTCGCCCTCGTGCAGCAGCGTGCCGACGGTGATGGTCGAAGGCGAACGCTGATCGCCCTTGGCGGCCCGCTGGGCGCCCTCCGCGTGGTCGATGCGCTGCGTGGCCACGCCAAGCTGGTGGGCGAGCCGGTCGACCTGGGCCTTGAACTGCATGATCTTCACGTTGTCCGCACGGCTCAGCGCCTGGATGAATTCGCCGACCTGCTCCATCTGCAGCCACAGGTTGGCGCGCAGCATGATCAGGTCGTCGAGCCGGGAGCCCATGATGCGCCCGTAGGCCGAGAGCACGGCATTGCGGTGCTCCTCGTCGAGCTTGGCGAAGATCCACGCCAGATCGCGGGCCGGGTCGTTGGTCTGCATGCCCTGCCAGTTGGTGATCGCCGTGATCGTGGAGCCGGAGAACAGCACGTCGCCGTCGGAGAACCCTCCGTGCACGAAGCAGGTACCGAACGACCACAGCCCCTCGGTTTCGATGATGCGCTCCCAGCTGCCCGTGATTTCGGGCGGGATATGGCCCGCGGAACGCAGCCGGCGGATCCATGCGGTCAGCTGCGCGTGGATCTGGCCGGTGGAGAACCTCGGGTAGTCGTCGGTGCGCAGCATCGCCGGGTTGAGCCGGTGGATCGCGCCGATCGCCGTGCCGATGGCGGAACAGTCGTCGAAGGTGAGCAGGTCGAGGTTGCGCGGCGCGCCGTCGTAATGGCCGGTGACCAGCACCGCCGTGGTGCCGGTCGGGCTGTTCTTGCGCTCGCCGTCCTCGAACGCGAGCACCTGGTCCAAGCCGAAGCCCAGCCCGTTCGGCTCGCGCGCCTCGTCCAGCGCCCGCGCCGCCCGCACGCGCGCGGACAGGCGCTTGCGGCCCGCGTCGGTGTCGGACACGTACACGTCGTACGGCTTGCCTGCGGCATCCTGCACGATGGCATAGTCGATGCCGTTGCGGTCGTCGGTGGCGTTGGCCTGGTACCCGCCGCGC encodes the following:
- a CDS encoding SPFH domain-containing protein: MGLVVAAIILVIIILLLSASVFVVPQQQAYIIERFGKFHKVQFAGIHARIPFVDRIATKTNMRVSQLNVQLETKTLDNVFVTVVASTQFRVNSENVATAYYELRDPAGQLRSYMEDALRSAIPGLSLDDAFARKDDVAFDVQKTVGNEMSRFGFTVVKTLITAIDPSPQVKSAMDSINAAQREKEATRQRAEAQRIQIETQAAADAEKTRLQGEGQANYRREIANGIVDQIKSLQAVGMNINDVNNVVLFNQYLDVMRSLSESSNAKTVVLPASTPGGYEDLYQQITKAMLTTTETK
- a CDS encoding patatin-like phospholipase family protein — protein: MSGAAHRTALIDVGGGFRAIFGAGVMDRCLEDGIAFDHCYGVSAGSANMVSFIAEQHGRNHKFYTEYAFRKEYASLNSYVKHHNFANLDYIYGTLSNHDGEYPVDYAAFEKNPTGFTVIACNAEDGSAKYFDKSDVHYDDFNVIKASSAVPVACEPYMIDGVPYYDGGIADPVPVQKALDDGYDRVVLVLTRLKDVLREQKKDIAPAKILRRTYPAAAERLMERYKTYNDEVALAKRYEQEGLVLILAPDDLYGLSTLSKSFEGLERMYRKGYADAEAIPEFLAS
- the murI gene encoding glutamate racemase yields the protein MASTAPIGVFDSGLGGISVARQIMKDMPHERVLYFGDSANAPYGTRPPEQVRELSFAIVERFVRQGVKAVVIACNTATSAAVNELRDHYDIPIIGMEPALKVACDRGDRPDGTHVPQRVIVAATPLTLREHKFAALMDRFKADNVISPEPCPGLVEIVEHGRLSDRDLVMRTLHGYFDQYDLHAIDAVVLGCTHFVFYREYFRDLLPSTAAIIDGNEGTVRHLGVVLESLGKLAPEAASGSIELDNSSSEPRIDALAHALLAA
- the dapF gene encoding diaminopimelate epimerase, translated to MSIPQIVFKAHATGNDFVVYADPDGEFEPTADEVRFLCDRHFGIGGDGLIRLTRPRAVSDLSEDQIGACEAGGAQWFMDYRNADGSLAEMCGNGTRAITLFAQRQGYAEPVGGEPFRLGTRAGVKVLTSLGDVAPYGKDVFQVDMGPWKAGATDAFEVSIPGTPGAARGTFVDMGNPHVVAVIEDSFATLPNVEDLDLVTKPVVAPALESDQNVEFVRVDELDETADCGEATMRVNERGCGETLSCGTGLCATGVTLRAKTGVDHWQITVRGGTLRVNVSDRDVKLTGSATIVGRVELL
- a CDS encoding phosphotransferase; amino-acid sequence: MLAALASAAMPQITVAAVRGGYQANATDDRNGIDYAIVQDAAGKPYDVYVSDTDAGRKRLSARVRAARALDEAREPNGLGFGLDQVLAFEDGERKNSPTGTTAVLVTGHYDGAPRNLDLLTFDDCSAIGTAIGAIHRLNPAMLRTDDYPRFSTGQIHAQLTAWIRRLRSAGHIPPEITGSWERIIETEGLWSFGTCFVHGGFSDGDVLFSGSTITAITNWQGMQTNDPARDLAWIFAKLDEEHRNAVLSAYGRIMGSRLDDLIMLRANLWLQMEQVGEFIQALSRADNVKIMQFKAQVDRLAHQLGVATQRIDHAEGAQRAAKGDQRSPSTITVGTLLHEGERRRAAAARQAPAATEPAAGIAGAQDDTGEQDRTDSAQVTAADPTGGARAETDSTADRPVVGAAGATGGTRTTDLGNGGGTAGHRSATSPTIVVTQLDQSTLRDGIASELDDETGDSQPQAAASFPAGGAAADPMSTATIVIPLLEQEERALRDAQAGLDSWNDADGHAPESSGVPNSPETSGTPKA
- a CDS encoding DUF3107 domain-containing protein, which gives rise to MDIELGIRNVARTVTFSTDQSADEVNAVIADAIAAKTPINLTDDKGRHIVVPADALGYAIVGSETKHAVGFGTL
- a CDS encoding vitamin K epoxide reductase family protein, whose product is MNSAQAADQSRAADASASPAPQALAGWRHGATWTYLVMLIVSAVALVVSFVLSAETLQLARHPNQILSCDVNSVLSCSDVAESWQAEIVKFGGLSYPNAFFGIAAESVFVTIAVIGLARVRVPRWFAACTWFGGLAALAYSYWLTSQSLFVINALCPWCLALMFSTTIQFMALSHATVTVQGLPPRASAKGLRTYYRLNYDLMADAVWILAIITLILVKDGPALFA
- a CDS encoding D-2-hydroxyacid dehydrogenase, translated to MSENTDRLIVNYLPLTDQERQVFAEAAGDVPQEFVGDSKQRGMMVWNAGVPAPASMCERATAVIGNIPPFECSRYPRLEWLQTWSAGVDRYVADGVLPERTMVTNATGAYGQSVAEHLFAMMWSLMKNIPVYARQQNERRWHDVGAAFSPQDATVLVIGTGDIGSHFAGLCKAVGSRTVGVRRDPSKSANGIDEMHGFDDLDALLPEADVVALVVPAAADTYHLIDARRLSSMKSTAVLLNAGRGTAIDPVALTFALREDQLQGAGIDVTEPEPLPADSPLWDEPHCLITPHVAGGNHLASTERRIIAIALDNVRRYAAGEPLANRRR
- a CDS encoding acylphosphatase, producing MRQTARQTKRQPERGVNADSPDDSPNGGSADDGNAEIRIHATVTGLVQGVGFRYFTVMNARRIGVRGWVRNCYDGSVEVEAQGTRAAVAQLVSWLKVGPQWARVEHVEVRSMPLESEGTGAGFRVFSER
- a CDS encoding PHP domain-containing protein codes for the protein MTRVDIPSAPPLRGWDLHCHTAFSDGTETPATLIGQAKDLGLLGVGIADHDTTAGWPLAEQAASDAGMPLLRGTEITAGDEDVSVHMLAFQYNPRNRHICELFASTRAARLKRTKRMVELLSRDYPITWDSVLEQVREGEKTTIGRPHIADALVAAGVYPTRSDAFADVVSTSSKYYIPTPSPSTHEVVRAVGEAGGVTIIAHAGDISRNRRLLSDGQILRLVDEGLDGLEVWHRGNPPEQRERLLGIARKHDLLVTGGSDWHGRGKPNRLGENLTDADTVAEIVRRGAIPLWAANGPSRRP